The Episyrphus balteatus chromosome 4, idEpiBalt1.1, whole genome shotgun sequence genome includes a window with the following:
- the LOC129917733 gene encoding importin-11, giving the protein MESSPEIMVLQALKAATDQNVDLVKKAEQKLNEWEQQPGFFPTLMRILQNQQFDVNVRWMATVYLKNGVNRYWRKGIKNELPSADKSEIRHSLLENFSEPIPQVASQIAVLIAKIARIDYPREWPELVPVLLKNIQTTDSLQQQRVLLIFHHVIKALMSRRIMSERKMFEELTANIYEYIYDLWDGFTNLFIHSLESSQPEVAFVHMEKALLTLRTLRKLTISGYSKPQLSQRCMQFLQIIFGRLKQCLEWRYQLQRLNAADKLIELLEKFILKQIKTLNEFLEHHPMAFVRFVSPALEFSFNYVFHEGTVLVFDDGNVVNFPQFTIHCINLMKGILLSNLYSDKSKESLPTEESPVPLSEFFTSERICYICEKIVTHYFLLTQAELELWVEDAESFSQDDAGGDSWKYSLRPSVERLFLTVMNKFRTDMTTETLKYIRKAQQINLTPQSDLEDILLKDAIYNAAGLASFNLFDEIDFDMWFTNQLLAEIKIDSDNFRILRRRAIWLTAQWAAVKFSRDLRPVAYEACLHLLRPAEDMSIRLESSKTLAALINSFEFEPDPFHPYLEQTFSALFVLLTESKECDTKMNVLSIITGIVEKMSDHVQSQADNLIAYLPILWKDSEDHNLLRCSIICTLQQIIKALHETPEPMKPFLYVVIGLSTDIKEPSHIYLMEEGLALWLSVMENSTVITPQLLDICKNLLPIIEGSSENFRTILFIIQAYILLCPRAFLERFGKQFVDLCSRMLDDIRPEGIVVIMKVFETMLKADSAYGLDILEPVLPHIFREIYDNKEFPMVMSSYLTIVGRVLIINQSVFSDVILKLSLPNALETIIDVWNAKMPLVSELEKRKLLSLALASLFTVNNVAIHERFPASMQSISEVLSDVMKEEDTKSEGGRTYYDCLVFQDENDLDIANNDGSGFGAFLGGINDCENQAHHYDRCRQLSLKDPVHTIVLKDYVGYQLNSMRSQIGEMGYQYLMNTVYEGVLSNMSDYLDLSIIPKAVTN; this is encoded by the exons ATGGAGTCGTCACCAGAAATTATGGTTTTACAAGCCCTCAAAGCGGCCACCGATCAAAATGTCGATTTGGTTAAAAAAGctgaacaaaaactaaacgaatGGGAACAACAGCCGGGCTTCTTTCCAACTCTCATGAGAATCCTCCAAAATCAGCAATTCGATGTAAATGTTCGTTGGATGGCCACAGTTTATCTAAAAAACGGTGTCAATCGGTATTGGAGGAAAGGTATTAAAAATGAATTGCCATCTGCTGATAAGTCGGAAATTCGTCACAGTTTGTTGGAGAATTTTTCCGAACCAATTCCGCAAGTTGCTTCACAGATTGCTGTGTTAATAGCAAAAATTGCAAGGATAGATTATCCAAGGGAGTGGCCAGAATTGGTGCcggttttattgaaaaatatccaAACTACAGATAGTCTGCAACAGCAGAGAGTTTTGTTGATATTCCATCATGTTATCAAAGCTCTAATGTCGCGAAGAATAATGAGCGAGAGGAAAATGTTTGAAGAATTGACAGCGAATATTTACGAATATATTTACGACCTGTGGGATggatttacaaatttgtttattcatAGTTTGGAGAGTTCACAGCCGGAGGTGGCATTTGTTCATATGGAAAAGGCTTTGTTAACTTTGCGCACATTGAGGAAGTTGACTATATCGGGATATTCAAAGCCACAGTTGTCACAAAGATGCATGCAATTTCTTCAG attATCTTTGGACGACTAAAACAATGTCTAGAATGGCGTTATCAGCTTCAACGCCTCAATGCAGCCGATAAGCTAATTGAACTGCTGGAAAAGTTCAtcctaaaacaaattaaaactctCAATGAGTTTCTAGAACATCATCCGATGGCATTTGTTCGCTTCGTTTCCCCAGCCCTAGAATTCTCATTCAACTATGTTTTCCACGAAGGTACTGTACTAGTGTTTGACGATGGCAATGTCGTCAACTTTCCTCAATTCACTATTCACTGCATTAATCTGATGAAAGGAATTTTACTATCCAACTTGTACAGTGACAAGTCCAAAGAAAGTCTACCCACAGAAGAGAGTCCAGTGCCTTTGTCGGAGTTTTTTACTTCCGAGCGAATTTGTTATATATGCGAAAAAATAGTCACTCATTATTTCCTCTTAACCCAAGCTGAATTAGAGCTCTGGGTAGAAGATGCAGAATCATTCTCACAAGATGATGCCGGTGGCGATAGTTGGAAATACTCTTTACGACCCTCTGTCGAAAGACTCTTCCTCactgtaatgaataaattcCGCACAGACATGACAACTGAGACACTAAAATACATAAGAAAAGCTCAACAAATCAATTTGACTCCTCAATCagatcttgaagatattctacTTAAAGATGCCATCTATAATGCAGCTGGACTTGCTTCATTTAATCTCTTCGATGAGATCGATTTTGACATGTGGTTCACAAATCAGCTCCTAGCCGAGATCAAAATCGATTCAGACAATTTTAGAATTCTTAGGCGAAGAGCTATATGGTTAACAGCACAATGGGCCGCAGTTAAATTCTCTCGTGATCTAAGACCTGTTGCTTATGAAGCATGTCTGCATCTACTTAGACCAGCCGAAGATATGTCCATTCGTTTGGAATCCTCAAAAACACTTGCAGCTCTAATCAATAGTTTCGAATTCGAACCGGATCCTTTTCATCCCTATCTCGAGCAAACGTTCTCCGCTCTATTTGTCCTACTTACGGAGTCCAAGGAATGTGATACCAAAATGAATGTTCTTTCGATCATCACAGGAATCGTGGAGAAAATGAGCGATCATGTTCAATCGCAGGCCGATAACCTCATTGCATACCTTCCGATCCTGTGGAAAGACAGTGAGGATCATAATTTATTAAGGTGTTCTATAATTTGCACCCTTCAACAGATTATCAAAGCTCTCCACGAAACTCCTGAACCAATGAAACCTTTCCTATATGTCGTAATTGGATTGAGTACCGATATCAAAGAACCTTCACATATCTATCTCATGGAGGAGGGACTCGCTCTATGGTTATCGGTGATGGAAAATAGCACAGTCATTACTCCACAGCTTTTAGATATCTGCAAGAATTTGCTTCCTATAATCGAAGGATCGTCGGAGAACTTCCGAACGATATTGTTCATCATACAAGCTTATATACTCCTATGTCCGCGTGCATTCCTAGAGCGCTTTGGCAAGCAATTTGTCGATTTGTGTTCACGTATGTTGGATGATATTCGACCCGAAGGCATTGTTGTCATAATGAAGGTATTCGAGACAATGTTGAAAGCAGATTCAGCATATGGTTTGGACATCCTCGAACCAGTTCTTCCACATATTTTCCGAGAAATCTACGACAATAAGGAATTCCCAATGGTTATGAGCAGTTACCTGACGATAGTGGGTCGAGTTTTGATCATCAATCAGAGTGTGTTCTCTGATGTTATACTGAAACTCAGTCTACCGAATGCTTTGGAAACTATAATTGACGTCTGGAACGCTAAAATGCCACTAGTCTCCgaattggaaaaaagaaaaCTCCTCAGCCTTGCACTAGCATCTTTATTTACCGTGAATAATGTAGCCATACATGAACGCTTTCCAGCTTCAATGCAGAGTATCTCAGAAGTTTTGTCCGATGTTATGAAAGAAGAGGATACAAAGAGCGAAGGAGGTCGCACTTACTATGATTGTTTAGTATTTCAAGATGAAAATGATTTGGATATAGCTAATAATGATGGCAGTGGGTTTGGGGCATTTTTGGGAGGAATTAATGATTGTGAAAATCAAGCACACCATTACGATCGTTGTCGTCAGCTATCGCTTAAGGATCCCGTCCATACAATAGTTCTGAAGGACTATGTGGGATATCAGTTGAATAGTATGCGTTCGCAAATAGGTGAAATGGGTTATCAATATTTAATGAATACAGTTTATGAGGGAGTGCTTTCAAATATGAGCGACTATTTGGATCTATCGATTATACCTAAGGCTGtaactaattaa